A genomic window from Sulfurospirillum diekertiae includes:
- the rplE gene encoding 50S ribosomal protein L5, with amino-acid sequence MNRLQEKFNAEVQPALVKEFNIANPMLSPKIEKIVISVGAGEEGKDTKLLQNIVDTISLIAGQKAVVANAKKSVAGFKVRAGYPVGVKVTLRKENMYVFLDKLISVALPRVKDFRGLPRVGFDGRANYNFGLNEQLMFPEVEYDNIMKTHGMNITVVTTASNDKEAFKLLELIGLPFAKGK; translated from the coding sequence ATGAACAGATTGCAAGAGAAATTTAATGCTGAAGTTCAACCAGCATTAGTTAAAGAGTTTAATATTGCTAATCCTATGTTGTCACCTAAAATCGAAAAAATCGTTATTAGCGTTGGTGCTGGTGAAGAAGGTAAAGATACTAAGTTATTGCAAAATATCGTTGATACTATCTCTTTAATCGCTGGACAAAAAGCGGTTGTTGCGAATGCTAAGAAATCAGTTGCTGGTTTTAAAGTACGTGCTGGTTATCCAGTCGGTGTTAAAGTAACACTTCGAAAAGAGAATATGTATGTATTTTTGGACAAACTTATTTCTGTAGCACTTCCTAGAGTAAAAGATTTTAGAGGTCTTCCAAGAGTAGGTTTTGACGGACGTGCAAACTATAACTTTGGTCTTAATGAACAATTGATGTTCCCTGAAGTTGAGTATGATAATATCATGAAAACTCACGGAATGAATATTACAGTCGTAACAACTGCTAGCAATGATAAAGAGGCATTTAAACTTCTTGAACTCATTGGTTTGCCGTTCGCAAAAGGTAAATAA
- the rplX gene encoding 50S ribosomal protein L24, which translates to MATKMKIKKGDTVKVIAGDDKGKEAKVVQVMPKTSQVVVEGCKVVKKAIKPSESNPKGGFSNIEKPIHVSNVAKVEGK; encoded by the coding sequence ATGGCGACTAAGATGAAAATTAAAAAAGGTGATACTGTTAAAGTAATCGCAGGCGACGATAAAGGTAAAGAGGCAAAAGTTGTTCAAGTAATGCCCAAAACTTCACAAGTCGTTGTTGAAGGTTGCAAAGTAGTAAAAAAAGCCATTAAGCCAAGTGAGAGCAATCCTAAGGGTGGTTTTTCAAATATTGAAAAACCAATTCATGTCTCTAACGTAGCTAAAGTAGAGGGTAAATAA
- the rplN gene encoding 50S ribosomal protein L14, whose protein sequence is MIQSFTRLAVADNSGAKEIMCIKVLGGSKRRYATVGDVIIASVKKALPSGKVKKGQVVKAVIVRTKKEIQRENGSLIRFDENAAVILDNKREPIGTRIFGPVGREVRYANFMKIVSLAPEVL, encoded by the coding sequence ATGATACAAAGTTTTACAAGATTAGCTGTTGCTGATAACAGTGGTGCTAAAGAAATCATGTGTATTAAAGTTCTTGGTGGTAGTAAACGTCGTTATGCAACGGTAGGTGATGTTATCATCGCTTCTGTCAAAAAAGCTTTGCCAAGCGGTAAAGTTAAAAAAGGACAAGTTGTCAAAGCGGTTATCGTAAGAACAAAAAAAGAGATTCAAAGAGAAAATGGTTCATTGATTCGTTTTGATGAAAATGCAGCTGTTATTCTTGATAATAAAAGAGAGCCAATCGGTACAAGGATTTTCGGACCAGTTGGTCGTGAAGTTCGTTATGCTAACTTCATGAAAATCGTATCTTTGGCACCGGAGGTACTATAA
- the rpsQ gene encoding 30S ribosomal protein S17, with amino-acid sequence MALKREIQGVVVQKTGDKTITVLVERRVMHPRYRKFVKRFKKYLVHDESNQVKIGDTVSAIECRPLSKRKSFRLSAVVKVGVE; translated from the coding sequence ATGGCTTTAAAACGAGAGATTCAAGGCGTAGTTGTTCAGAAAACTGGTGATAAAACTATCACCGTTTTGGTAGAGAGACGTGTAATGCACCCAAGATATCGCAAGTTCGTTAAACGTTTCAAAAAATACCTAGTCCATGATGAGAGCAACCAAGTAAAAATCGGCGACACAGTAAGCGCTATCGAGTGCAGACCACTTTCAAAAAGAAAGTCTTTTAGACTTAGCGCAGTTGTTAAAGTGGGAGTTGAATAA
- the rpmC gene encoding 50S ribosomal protein L29, giving the protein MKYIDLNGKSASELLELLKEKKVLLFTLRQKLKTMQLTNPNEIKEVRRDIARINTAISAQNK; this is encoded by the coding sequence ATGAAGTATATTGATTTAAACGGCAAAAGCGCGTCAGAGCTTTTAGAGTTGTTAAAAGAGAAAAAGGTTCTTTTGTTTACATTAAGACAAAAGTTAAAAACAATGCAACTTACTAATCCAAATGAGATTAAAGAAGTTAGAAGAGATATCGCGCGTATTAATACGGCAATTTCTGCTCAAAACAAGTAG
- the rplP gene encoding 50S ribosomal protein L16, whose translation MLMPKRTKYKKQMKGRNRGEAHSGASISFGEIGLKAVEAGRIDSRQIEAARIAYTRHVKRQAKTWIRVFPDKPLTAKPIETRMGKGKGSVDKWVMNVKPGRIIFEMAGVPEELAREALTLAMHKLPFKTKIVTRESENEVY comes from the coding sequence ATGTTAATGCCTAAAAGAACGAAATATAAAAAGCAGATGAAAGGCCGCAATCGCGGTGAAGCCCATAGTGGTGCTTCAATCTCTTTTGGTGAAATCGGTCTCAAAGCTGTTGAAGCTGGACGTATTGATTCACGTCAAATTGAGGCTGCGAGGATTGCGTATACAAGACATGTTAAACGTCAAGCTAAGACTTGGATTCGTGTATTCCCAGACAAACCATTAACAGCTAAACCTATCGAAACACGTATGGGTAAAGGTAAAGGTTCTGTTGATAAGTGGGTTATGAATGTTAAGCCTGGTAGAATTATTTTTGAAATGGCAGGTGTACCTGAAGAGTTGGCTCGTGAAGCATTAACTCTTGCAATGCATAAATTGCCTTTTAAAACCAAGATTGTAACTCGAGAGAGCGAAAATGAAGTATATTGA
- the rpsC gene encoding 30S ribosomal protein S3 has protein sequence MGQKVNPIGLRLGINRNWDSRWFPGKQTLATSIGEDYKIRTFLKKELYYAGVSQILIERTAKKLRVTVVAARPGIIIGKKGSDIEKLRVKLTKLIDKDVNVNIKEERRPQASAQLCAENVAMQLERRVAFRRAMKKVIQGAQKSGAKGIKISVSGRLGGAEMARTEWYLEGRVPLHTLRAKIDYGFAEAHTTYGVIGVKVWIFKGEVLVKGIVPEKEEASEKENSRKPRARKERGKN, from the coding sequence ATGGGTCAAAAAGTAAATCCGATTGGTTTAAGACTTGGTATTAATAGAAACTGGGATTCTCGTTGGTTTCCAGGTAAGCAAACCTTAGCGACAAGCATTGGTGAAGATTACAAAATTAGAACATTTTTGAAAAAAGAGCTTTACTATGCAGGTGTCAGTCAAATTTTGATCGAGCGTACTGCTAAAAAGCTTAGAGTTACAGTTGTTGCTGCACGTCCTGGTATCATTATTGGTAAAAAAGGCTCTGATATTGAAAAATTAAGAGTCAAATTGACTAAATTGATTGATAAAGACGTTAATGTTAACATTAAAGAAGAGAGACGTCCTCAAGCTTCAGCACAACTTTGTGCAGAAAACGTTGCAATGCAACTTGAGCGTCGTGTAGCCTTTAGAAGAGCAATGAAAAAAGTAATTCAAGGTGCACAAAAATCAGGTGCTAAAGGTATTAAAATTTCTGTTTCTGGACGTCTTGGTGGTGCTGAGATGGCAAGAACTGAATGGTATCTTGAAGGACGCGTTCCACTTCATACCCTTCGTGCAAAAATCGATTACGGTTTTGCTGAAGCACACACAACATACGGTGTGATTGGTGTTAAAGTATGGATCTTCAAAGGTGAGGTACTTGTTAAAGGTATCGTTCCGGAAAAAGAAGAAGCATCTGAAAAAGAGAATTCACGTAAGCCAAGAGCGCGTAAAGAGAGAGGTAAAAACTAA
- the rpsS gene encoding 30S ribosomal protein S19, protein MARSLKKGPFVDAHLLKKTVEAKETKSNKPIKTWSRRSTIIPDMIGLTFNVHNGRNFVPVYVTENHIGYKMGEFAPTRTFKGHKGSVQKKIGK, encoded by the coding sequence ATGGCTAGATCGCTAAAAAAAGGTCCTTTTGTTGATGCTCATTTGTTGAAAAAAACGGTTGAAGCAAAAGAGACAAAATCAAACAAGCCGATTAAGACATGGTCTCGTAGAAGTACTATTATTCCTGATATGATCGGTTTGACATTTAACGTCCATAACGGTAGAAACTTTGTTCCAGTATATGTTACAGAGAACCATATCGGTTATAAGATGGGTGAATTCGCACCAACTCGTACGTTCAAGGGTCATAAAGGCTCTGTTCAGAAAAAAATTGGTAAGTAG
- the rplB gene encoding 50S ribosomal protein L2: protein MAIKSFKPYTPSRRFLTSLDSGDITAKASVPSLLVKIAATAGRNNNGRITSRHKEAGAKKLYRIIDFKRRKFGIEGTVAAIEYDPNRNCRIALINYIDGEKAYILQPSGLKVGDKIQAAESGLDIKPGNAMKLKSIPVGTILHNLELKPGKGGQMARSAGGYAQLMGKETQYVMVRLPSGEMRQILAECMATVGVVGNEDWANVVIGKAGRNRHRGIRPQTRGSAMNPVDHPHGGGEGKTNSGRHPVTPWGQPTKGRKTRKKKASDKLIISRRKGK from the coding sequence ATGGCAATAAAATCATTTAAACCCTATACACCAAGTCGTAGATTTTTAACAAGTCTTGATTCTGGTGACATTACTGCTAAAGCGAGTGTTCCTTCACTTCTCGTGAAAATCGCTGCAACTGCAGGTAGAAATAACAATGGTAGAATCACTTCTCGTCATAAAGAAGCTGGTGCAAAAAAACTTTACAGAATTATTGATTTCAAACGTAGAAAATTTGGTATCGAAGGTACAGTTGCTGCTATTGAATATGATCCAAACAGAAATTGTAGAATTGCACTTATTAATTATATTGATGGAGAAAAAGCTTATATTCTTCAACCATCAGGATTAAAAGTAGGTGATAAAATTCAAGCAGCTGAAAGTGGACTGGATATTAAACCAGGTAACGCAATGAAGCTAAAAAGTATCCCTGTTGGTACTATCTTACACAACCTTGAACTTAAACCAGGTAAAGGCGGACAAATGGCACGTAGTGCTGGTGGTTACGCTCAACTTATGGGTAAAGAGACTCAATATGTTATGGTAAGACTTCCAAGTGGTGAGATGAGACAAATCTTGGCTGAGTGTATGGCTACGGTGGGTGTTGTCGGAAATGAAGATTGGGCGAATGTTGTTATCGGTAAAGCGGGTCGTAACAGACACCGTGGTATTAGACCTCAAACTCGTGGTTCTGCAATGAACCCAGTCGATCACCCACATGGTGGTGGTGAGGGTAAAACCAACTCAGGACGTCATCCAGTAACTCCATGGGGACAACCAACTAAAGGTAGAAAAACTCGTAAGAAAAAAGCGAGCGACAAACTGATTATTTCTAGAAGAAAAGGAAAATAG
- a CDS encoding 50S ribosomal protein L23 has protein sequence MADITDIKAILYTEKSLSLQENGTVVIQTSVRMTKNGLKEVLKQYFGFTPLKINSLRVMGKVKKFKGIEGKRNDFKKFYVQLPEGAKLENVEA, from the coding sequence ATGGCTGATATTACTGATATTAAGGCAATCCTTTATACTGAAAAGAGCTTGAGCCTTCAAGAGAATGGTACAGTTGTTATCCAAACTTCAGTAAGAATGACAAAAAATGGTTTAAAAGAAGTATTAAAACAATACTTTGGTTTCACTCCATTAAAAATCAATTCTCTTAGAGTTATGGGAAAAGTTAAGAAGTTTAAAGGCATTGAAGGCAAACGTAATGATTTTAAAAAGTTTTATGTTCAGTTGCCAGAGGGCGCTAAACTAGAGAATGTGGAGGCGTAA
- the rplD gene encoding 50S ribosomal protein L4 — protein sequence MSSAIVLNEKLENVGALALPASFEEVHSHNLYLYVKSYQAALRSNTANTKTKGEVSGGGKKPWAQKGRGGARAGSRRSPVWVGGGAAFGPKANKNYDLKVNKKQKKLALEFALNEKAVNNALFVVDSLSVESGKTKDASKIVKTLGTRDALIVKELVDEKTLLAFRNLQNCYLVEANELNAYLATAFYAVIIEKSVLETITKEG from the coding sequence ATGAGTAGTGCAATCGTATTAAATGAAAAATTAGAAAATGTTGGTGCATTGGCTCTTCCTGCAAGTTTTGAAGAAGTCCATTCACATAACCTATATCTTTATGTCAAATCATACCAAGCTGCACTTCGTTCAAACACTGCAAACACCAAAACAAAAGGTGAAGTAAGCGGTGGCGGTAAAAAACCTTGGGCTCAAAAAGGTCGAGGTGGTGCACGTGCTGGTAGTAGAAGAAGTCCAGTATGGGTTGGTGGTGGTGCTGCATTTGGCCCTAAAGCTAACAAAAATTATGATTTAAAAGTCAACAAAAAGCAGAAAAAATTGGCGCTTGAATTCGCATTGAATGAAAAAGCAGTCAATAACGCACTTTTTGTTGTTGATTCTTTGAGCGTTGAATCTGGTAAAACCAAAGACGCATCAAAAATCGTTAAAACACTTGGCACAAGAGACGCATTAATCGTTAAAGAATTGGTTGATGAGAAAACATTGTTAGCGTTTAGAAATCTTCAAAACTGCTACCTTGTCGAAGCAAATGAGCTTAATGCGTATTTAGCAACTGCGTTCTATGCGGTAATCATAGAAAAATCAGTGCTTGAAACAATCACAAAAGAGGGCTAA
- the rplC gene encoding 50S ribosomal protein L3, translating to MEYIIEKIGMSRTIAVPSVPVTLLRVLEAKVCEVNADKRALVSYVSGKKMNKAIAGQQKKYNLSAAFNRFVTLDVANAEAGDLDTAPLGEAKTLKVSLNTKGRGFAGVIKRHNFQGGPGGHGSRFHRAPGSIGNCEWPGRVQKGKKMPGHYGNTQVTVKNEIVSFDAQNGILAVKGSVPGANGSLGKVRIVK from the coding sequence ATGGAATATATTATTGAAAAAATCGGCATGAGCCGAACAATTGCAGTACCAAGCGTTCCTGTCACGTTACTCAGAGTTTTAGAAGCGAAAGTATGTGAAGTTAACGCTGACAAACGCGCTTTAGTTTCGTATGTTAGTGGCAAAAAAATGAACAAAGCTATTGCAGGTCAGCAAAAAAAGTATAACCTTTCTGCTGCATTCAATCGTTTTGTGACACTTGATGTTGCAAATGCAGAAGCGGGCGATTTAGATACAGCACCTTTGGGCGAAGCAAAAACACTTAAAGTGTCTTTGAATACTAAAGGTAGAGGTTTTGCAGGTGTTATTAAACGCCACAATTTCCAAGGTGGTCCTGGTGGACATGGTAGTCGTTTTCACAGAGCTCCTGGTTCAATCGGTAACTGTGAATGGCCGGGTCGTGTTCAAAAAGGCAAGAAAATGCCTGGTCACTATGGTAACACTCAAGTCACCGTAAAAAATGAGATCGTTTCATTTGACGCACAAAATGGTATCTTGGCTGTTAAAGGCTCAGTTCCAGGTGCAAATGGATCATTAGGTAAAGTAAGGATTGTTAAATGA
- the rpsJ gene encoding 30S ribosomal protein S10, with amino-acid sequence MEKIRLKLKAYDHRVLDRSVAAIVEAVKRTGAEIVGPIPMPTKVKRYTVLRSPHVNKTSREQFEMRIHARMIDIVSATTDTVDSLMKLDLAPEVNVEVRAMGK; translated from the coding sequence ATGGAAAAAATTAGACTTAAACTCAAGGCGTATGACCATAGAGTTTTAGACAGATCTGTTGCAGCTATCGTTGAAGCTGTTAAACGAACTGGAGCCGAAATTGTCGGACCAATTCCTATGCCTACAAAAGTCAAGCGCTATACAGTGCTTAGATCTCCGCACGTAAATAAAACTTCAAGAGAGCAATTTGAGATGAGAATCCATGCACGTATGATTGACATCGTGTCTGCGACTACGGATACAGTTGATTCACTCATGAAACTTGACCTCGCTCCAGAAGTCAATGTTGAAGTTAGAGCTATGGGTAAATAA
- a CDS encoding ATP-binding protein, translating into MQTLQFFYEMNFKNTLFFDRKISITHKKSILYGPRKSGKSHLIIDHLSHYEKGSYLYIDFSDDRIEPHLVAENLATFVQKNRIKLLVIEHFDFSFELPNVDEILLTTIFTCKTLKGYDSLILFPLDFEEFISFDKKHSNIEHLFNFYTNNGTFPQIVQNSEQNSQKQMQEMLHLILGDTTTFLIYKRLCEMQGSKISLFQIYNHLKVFTKISKDKLYAITSELIDQNLLFLVEKYNQPSSTKKVYPIDFALKDALTFKKDFLKRFENMVFLELIKRGKKVFYEEGIDFYLPDESLAILCVGFATTEAIEMKLQKLLPTFWALHVKRIEVVTLSSESAKDIEGFSFSIAPFWEWALQL; encoded by the coding sequence ATGCAAACACTTCAATTTTTTTATGAAATGAATTTCAAAAACACACTCTTTTTTGATCGTAAAATTTCTATTACCCATAAAAAAAGCATTCTTTATGGACCACGGAAGAGTGGAAAAAGTCATCTGATTATTGATCATTTAAGTCATTATGAAAAAGGTAGCTACCTTTATATTGATTTTTCCGATGACCGCATTGAGCCTCATTTAGTCGCTGAAAATCTAGCCACTTTTGTGCAAAAAAATCGTATCAAACTACTGGTAATAGAGCATTTTGACTTCTCTTTTGAACTTCCAAACGTCGATGAAATTTTACTGACGACTATCTTTACATGTAAAACACTTAAAGGCTATGATTCACTCATACTTTTTCCACTCGATTTTGAAGAATTTATCTCTTTTGACAAAAAACACTCTAATATTGAACATCTTTTTAACTTTTATACCAACAATGGAACATTTCCACAAATCGTGCAAAATAGTGAACAAAATTCCCAAAAACAGATGCAAGAGATGCTTCACCTAATTTTAGGAGATACCACAACATTTCTCATTTACAAACGTTTATGTGAAATGCAAGGCTCAAAAATTTCACTTTTTCAGATTTATAATCATCTGAAAGTTTTTACAAAAATTTCCAAAGATAAGCTCTATGCCATAACTTCTGAACTCATCGATCAAAATCTTCTTTTTTTAGTAGAAAAATACAATCAACCAAGTAGCACGAAAAAAGTCTATCCCATTGATTTTGCACTCAAAGATGCCCTGACTTTCAAAAAAGACTTTTTGAAGCGTTTTGAAAATATGGTTTTTTTAGAACTCATCAAGCGCGGTAAAAAAGTCTTTTACGAAGAAGGAATTGACTTTTATCTACCCGATGAATCCTTAGCTATTTTATGCGTAGGCTTTGCGACCACAGAGGCGATTGAGATGAAACTTCAAAAGCTTTTACCAACTTTTTGGGCTTTACATGTAAAGCGTATTGAAGTCGTCACGCTGAGCAGTGAAAGTGCCAAAGACATTGAAGGATTTAGCTTTTCCATTGCTCCCTTTTGGGAATGGGCACTACAACTCTAA
- a CDS encoding ATP-binding SpoIIE family protein phosphatase, with protein MLHEKEDLEKAFNKELFVIKNDLYYQQIDLTKNGKKELLRVDISYRPHSTLSGDTYSLRKTNDGRLVGFIADAMGKGLSAAMSAMAITRFLNYFFDELEDEEGFVFDVWIKKTLKFLQKNLFDEEIMSIVLVEYDIQESIIKYASCGMPTFFILSEENEFQAIRSNNPPLSIFTENVRTMSLPSIPIAKMLCYSDGLSESSTSDGKLYASYLKEDFIDSICVKDFRDKVSARIGKGDDDLTYVYIQKLARSKEFETLRIASTYEAIDESLTTISQYLKEHDVDSKTLSQIMLTLSELLLNALEHGSFGVDKAHKNYLIEHNLFDDEMARLEKLHQHKKIKITYGILPSGKRQLFEATISDQGEGFDTMVLKNIVINAEKFNGRGFVIIRKLLDHFYFNKKGNAITIQKFITPFLEL; from the coding sequence ATGTTACACGAAAAAGAAGATCTTGAAAAAGCATTTAATAAAGAGCTTTTTGTCATTAAAAATGACCTCTATTATCAACAGATTGATCTTACTAAAAATGGCAAGAAAGAGCTTTTACGTGTGGATATTTCCTATAGACCACACAGCACACTCAGCGGAGATACCTACTCTTTACGTAAGACCAATGACGGAAGACTGGTTGGTTTTATCGCCGATGCAATGGGTAAAGGACTCTCCGCGGCGATGAGTGCGATGGCGATCACGCGATTTTTAAACTATTTTTTTGATGAGTTGGAAGATGAAGAGGGTTTTGTCTTTGATGTTTGGATTAAAAAGACATTGAAATTTTTACAAAAAAATCTTTTTGATGAAGAAATTATGAGTATTGTGCTCGTTGAGTATGACATACAAGAATCTATCATCAAGTATGCATCTTGTGGCATGCCGACTTTTTTTATTTTAAGTGAGGAAAATGAATTTCAAGCAATTCGCAGTAATAATCCGCCACTGAGTATTTTTACCGAGAATGTGCGCACGATGAGTCTGCCTTCTATTCCTATTGCTAAAATGCTCTGTTACAGTGATGGATTGAGTGAGAGTAGCACCTCGGATGGTAAGTTATATGCTTCCTACTTGAAGGAGGATTTTATTGATTCGATTTGTGTCAAAGACTTTCGCGATAAAGTGAGCGCACGTATTGGCAAAGGCGATGACGATTTGACCTACGTTTATATTCAAAAGCTTGCACGATCCAAAGAGTTTGAAACATTACGTATTGCAAGCACCTACGAAGCCATTGATGAATCTTTAACAACCATTTCGCAGTATTTAAAAGAGCATGATGTGGACAGTAAAACGTTGAGCCAGATTATGCTCACACTTTCAGAGCTGTTACTCAATGCTTTGGAACACGGGAGCTTTGGCGTTGATAAAGCGCATAAAAATTATTTGATAGAGCATAATTTATTTGATGATGAGATGGCACGTCTTGAAAAACTACATCAACACAAAAAAATCAAAATAACGTATGGAATTCTTCCAAGCGGAAAGCGTCAACTCTTTGAGGCGACCATTAGTGATCAAGGAGAAGGGTTTGATACGATGGTGTTGAAAAACATTGTCATTAATGCTGAAAAATTTAATGGTAGAGGATTTGTGATTATTCGAAAACTTTTAGATCACTTCTATTTTAATAAAAAAGGTAATGCCATTACGATTCAAAAATTTATTACACCTTTTTTAGAGTTGTAG
- a CDS encoding ribonuclease HII has product MLCGIDEAGRGCLAGPLVVAGAILKEPVVGLNDSKQLSEKQREAFFEILQSKAEFKIVFCDNLMVDTKGLSACLRYAIKTIKAHFEDHDILMDGNCNFGVSGITTMIKADAKVPEVSAASILAKVSRDRYMYEIASTYPQYEFEKHKGYGSALHVEKIKAFGYCELHRKSFKIKSLTQPSLF; this is encoded by the coding sequence ATGTTATGTGGTATTGATGAAGCGGGACGTGGATGTTTAGCCGGTCCTTTGGTTGTAGCAGGAGCCATTTTAAAAGAGCCTGTCGTAGGACTTAACGATTCCAAACAACTCAGCGAAAAACAACGTGAAGCTTTTTTTGAGATATTACAGAGCAAAGCAGAATTTAAAATCGTCTTTTGCGATAACCTCATGGTTGATACCAAAGGCTTAAGTGCTTGTCTTAGGTACGCCATAAAAACAATCAAAGCGCATTTTGAAGATCATGATATTTTGATGGATGGTAACTGCAATTTTGGTGTATCTGGCATTACCACCATGATCAAAGCCGATGCCAAAGTGCCTGAAGTGAGTGCGGCAAGTATTTTGGCTAAAGTGAGTCGTGACCGCTATATGTATGAAATTGCCTCTACGTATCCTCAATATGAATTTGAAAAACACAAAGGTTATGGAAGTGCTTTACATGTCGAAAAAATTAAAGCCTTTGGATACTGCGAACTGCACCGTAAATCTTTCAAAATTAAATCCCTCACACAACCTTCTCTATTTTAA